A region of Nitrosarchaeum sp. DNA encodes the following proteins:
- the rrp4 gene encoding exosome complex RNA-binding protein Rrp4: MENKRKYVIPGDVITTGPFRPEQNVILDGNKIISTAIGISEIFDDSIKVIPLTGKYIPKIDDLVIGKVVSHTSLSWELDINSCYVGFLPAQDVFGRDFSAHADELSSKLKAGDLVAARIANFDRTRDPLVTIADRDLGKIDSGHLVSISTSKVPRLIGKRGTMIQMIEMATNAAITIGQNGWIVVSCETPEGLLKAKKAIKMVDEMAHVANLTDQVKEMLESKGES, from the coding sequence ATGGAAAATAAAAGAAAATATGTTATACCTGGCGATGTAATCACGACTGGTCCTTTCAGACCAGAACAAAATGTCATTTTGGACGGAAACAAAATTATTTCTACGGCTATAGGAATTTCAGAAATTTTCGATGATTCTATTAAAGTAATTCCATTGACTGGAAAATATATCCCAAAAATCGATGATCTTGTAATTGGCAAAGTCGTATCTCATACCTCGCTTTCTTGGGAATTAGATATCAACTCCTGCTATGTTGGATTTTTACCTGCTCAGGATGTATTTGGACGAGATTTTTCTGCGCATGCTGATGAACTTTCATCTAAATTAAAGGCAGGCGATCTAGTCGCAGCCAGAATTGCTAATTTTGATAGAACCCGAGATCCACTTGTAACAATAGCTGATAGAGATCTTGGTAAGATTGACTCTGGTCACCTAGTTTCAATATCTACTAGTAAGGTACCGCGCTTAATTGGAAAAAGAGGAACTATGATCCAAATGATTGAAATGGCTACAAATGCAGCTATTACGATTGGCCAAAATGGTTGGATTGTTGTCTCCTGTGAGACTCCCGAGGGATTATTAAAGGCAAAAAAGGCAATCAAAATGGTTGATGAAATGGCACATGTTGCTAATTTGACAGATCAAGTGAAAGAAATGTTAGAATCAAAAGGTGAATCATAA
- the rrp41 gene encoding exosome complex exonuclease Rrp41, translating into MGGREATLVLLDENGIRCDGRKVDEPRRIMIKAGGLKNADGSAYIEFGDNKILVGVFGPRDVHPKHMSNTDTGILRVRYHMEPFSVTERKNPAPSRREIEISKVIKEALEPAVMLEKFPRTAVDVFIEVLQADGGTRCAALSAASVALADAGIPMRDMVAACAAGKAADTIILDVNNEEDQAGQADMPIGYMPSLEKITLLQLDGVLTPEEYKKCVETGIKGCKIVYELQRKALTDKYFGNGEK; encoded by the coding sequence ATGGGCGGAAGAGAAGCAACCCTAGTTCTACTAGATGAAAATGGAATTCGTTGTGACGGTAGAAAAGTTGACGAACCAAGACGAATCATGATTAAAGCTGGTGGATTGAAAAATGCTGATGGCTCAGCATACATTGAATTTGGCGATAATAAAATTTTAGTTGGAGTATTTGGACCACGTGACGTTCATCCAAAACACATGTCAAACACTGATACTGGTATTTTACGAGTTAGATATCACATGGAACCATTCTCTGTAACTGAGAGAAAAAATCCTGCACCATCAAGAAGAGAAATTGAAATTTCCAAAGTTATCAAAGAAGCTTTAGAACCTGCAGTTATGCTGGAGAAATTCCCAAGAACTGCAGTTGATGTATTCATTGAAGTTCTTCAAGCCGACGGCGGTACTAGATGTGCTGCACTTTCTGCAGCATCAGTTGCATTGGCTGACGCTGGGATTCCAATGAGGGATATGGTAGCAGCTTGTGCAGCTGGAAAAGCGGCTGACACAATTATTCTTGATGTTAATAATGAAGAAGACCAAGCAGGACAAGCAGATATGCCTATTGGCTATATGCCAAGTCTAGAAAAGATCACATTACTCCAATTAGATGGTGTATTAACACCAGAAGAATACAAAAAATGTGTAGAGACTGGAATTAAAGGTTGTAAAATTGTTTATGAATTACAAAGAAAAGCACTTACTGACAAATATTTTGGAAACGGGGAAAAATAA
- the rrp42 gene encoding exosome complex protein Rrp42: MTSTSVLDDLKKSQILELLEQGKRVDGRALDEPRNLIIETNAIPKANGSARVRLGDSEVICGVKIQPDRPFPDMGDKGIFICTAELLPLSHPTVETGPPGPDVIELARVVDRGIRESHMIDLTQLVIEKNKSVVGVFADNVVVDYDGNLFDACAYAATAAILSSKTPKWEMKNDVPTLVEGEESDVPISTIPVSVTMGKIGNHIIVDPNGDEWSSMDARITITTDSNGNICALQKGGNDGFTFEQVIKCGELSVKVGAKIREKLKQAKESGQ, encoded by the coding sequence ATGACATCCACTAGTGTACTTGATGATCTAAAGAAATCTCAAATTCTAGAATTATTAGAACAGGGAAAAAGAGTTGATGGAAGGGCACTAGATGAACCAAGAAACTTGATCATTGAAACAAATGCAATTCCAAAAGCAAATGGTTCTGCAAGAGTTCGATTAGGTGACAGTGAAGTAATATGTGGTGTTAAAATCCAACCCGATAGACCTTTTCCAGACATGGGTGACAAAGGAATCTTCATTTGTACCGCTGAGCTTTTGCCACTTTCTCATCCAACTGTTGAAACTGGACCACCTGGTCCTGACGTAATTGAACTAGCAAGAGTAGTCGATAGAGGTATTAGGGAAAGTCATATGATTGATTTAACTCAACTAGTAATTGAAAAAAACAAATCTGTAGTTGGAGTCTTTGCTGATAATGTTGTAGTAGATTACGATGGCAATTTGTTTGATGCATGTGCTTATGCTGCAACAGCTGCAATCCTCTCATCAAAAACTCCAAAATGGGAGATGAAAAATGATGTACCCACTTTAGTTGAAGGAGAAGAATCAGATGTTCCAATTTCTACTATTCCAGTTTCTGTAACTATGGGTAAAATAGGAAACCACATAATCGTTGATCCAAACGGTGATGAATGGAGCAGTATGGATGCAAGAATTACAATCACTACTGATTCTAATGGAAACATCTGTGCTTTACAAAAAGGAGGAAATGATGGATTTACTTTTGAACAAGTAATAAAATGCGGTGAATTATCAGTCAAAGTAGGCGCAAAAATAAGAGAAAAGTTAAAACAAGCAAAGGAATCTGGTCAATAA
- a CDS encoding 50S ribosomal protein L37: MAKQKSLKGLGARYGIKIRKQYSKIHFQLKEKRHCPECGSQQFNRDAVGIWSCKKCSFKVAGTAYDVKL; this comes from the coding sequence ATGGCAAAACAAAAATCACTAAAAGGCTTAGGTGCACGATATGGTATTAAAATTAGAAAACAATATTCAAAAATTCATTTTCAACTAAAAGAAAAAAGACACTGTCCTGAATGTGGTTCTCAGCAGTTTAACCGAGATGCAGTTGGCATATGGTCTTGCAAAAAATGTAGTTTCAAAGTAGCTGGAACAGCATACGATGTCAAACTTTAG
- a CDS encoding KEOPS complex subunit Pcc1 gives MSNFSAKIIVDAKEKTKAIFDSINTDNDFYPENPTKTKISFDKKITISVESNHMPHLRANLNSTLRLIQASYDSIESVKI, from the coding sequence ATGTCAAACTTTAGTGCAAAAATTATTGTTGATGCAAAAGAAAAAACAAAAGCAATTTTTGATTCAATAAACACTGATAATGATTTTTACCCAGAAAACCCTACAAAAACTAAGATATCTTTTGATAAAAAAATTACAATATCTGTAGAATCTAATCATATGCCACATTTGAGAGCAAATCTTAATTCAACTTTGAGATTAATTCAGGCAAGCTACGATTCTATTGAATCGGTAAAGATATAA
- a CDS encoding prefoldin subunit beta: protein MSSGQMPPWLQEQLMKMQQSQQNLQSIMTQKQHLEMEKVETEKALEELKKAADDDNVYKHAGSILIKSTKKELIDELEERKEMAKTRATVLEKQELRIKESLKEQEAKITEMMRGPSAGTQQPKPSSGSTQIPKPQPDDNPRK, encoded by the coding sequence ATGTCATCAGGACAAATGCCACCTTGGCTTCAAGAACAACTCATGAAGATGCAACAATCCCAACAAAATCTTCAATCTATAATGACACAAAAACAACATCTTGAAATGGAAAAAGTTGAAACTGAAAAGGCACTTGAGGAATTAAAAAAAGCAGCTGACGATGATAATGTATACAAACATGCTGGCTCTATTTTGATAAAGTCTACAAAAAAAGAACTAATCGATGAACTAGAAGAGCGAAAAGAAATGGCAAAAACACGTGCAACTGTTCTCGAAAAACAAGAATTAAGAATTAAAGAATCACTCAAAGAACAAGAAGCAAAAATTACTGAAATGATGCGAGGCCCATCTGCTGGTACTCAGCAACCAAAACCATCATCTGGAAGTACACAAATTCCAAAACCACAACCAGACGACAATCCTAGAAAATAA
- a CDS encoding ERCC4 domain-containing protein — MKLENLRIIVDERERKSGIPDLLKSVGLNLEMKTLPIGDYIVAPETVVERKSIRDLLSSVFDGRLFDQCTRLKEHFEFPIVLMEGNVDEIEEITDNPMIFYGALSTVALDFKIPIIPTPSAMHTAKLLVSLCSRTDAIKGPYLKKIKKSTDLEKQQLSSLCSLPGVGEKFAVRMLERFGTPLKVFTATTNELAKVEGLGDARAKKIKKVLESQSKHLKKSDQKTLHDS; from the coding sequence GTGAAACTAGAAAATTTACGAATCATAGTAGATGAACGAGAACGTAAGAGTGGTATTCCTGACTTGCTAAAGTCTGTAGGTCTTAATCTTGAAATGAAGACGTTGCCGATTGGAGATTATATTGTTGCACCTGAAACTGTGGTGGAACGAAAAAGCATTCGTGATTTACTGTCTTCTGTTTTTGATGGTAGGCTTTTTGATCAATGCACTAGACTAAAAGAACACTTTGAATTTCCAATTGTGCTTATGGAGGGAAACGTCGATGAAATTGAAGAAATTACTGATAATCCGATGATTTTTTATGGTGCACTATCAACCGTTGCTTTAGATTTTAAAATTCCAATAATCCCTACTCCCAGTGCAATGCATACTGCAAAATTGCTTGTTTCATTATGTTCTAGAACTGATGCGATTAAAGGACCCTATCTGAAAAAAATAAAAAAATCAACTGATCTAGAAAAACAACAATTATCTTCTCTTTGTAGTTTGCCCGGAGTTGGAGAAAAATTTGCAGTTAGAATGCTTGAAAGGTTTGGAACCCCATTGAAAGTATTTACAGCTACTACCAATGAACTTGCAAAAGTTGAGGGGCTAGGGGATGCAAGAGCTAAAAAAATAAAAAAAGTACTTGAATCTCAAAGTAAACACCTAAAAAAATCAGATCAAAAAACTTTGCATGATTCATGA
- a CDS encoding rhodanese-like domain-containing protein, whose translation MLVSINWLKDHLSDQNIILLDTRPKTMFLYGHLPQSQSLTIDQVIQFDQYGSNLVADEKKIIELFGSLGIDDSKTVIIIGDSMDPSAARIAWTLLYFGHEKTFLLDATIMDLQKNGFELTKKSFILQPAKFIPKIKSEIRVDAIQLKDNLNKFTILDARTPQEFMGSHIPNSKLIPFTDGIAYDGKLFQPRDFLENLFSQSNVSKENEIVCYCMHGHRASSLFLQLMIAGYQNIKLYDGSFVDWYGRRLPLE comes from the coding sequence ATGCTAGTCTCAATAAATTGGTTAAAAGATCATCTCTCTGATCAAAACATCATACTTTTAGATACTCGTCCAAAAACTATGTTTTTGTATGGTCACTTACCACAATCTCAGTCACTTACAATAGATCAAGTAATCCAATTTGATCAATATGGTTCTAATTTGGTAGCAGATGAGAAAAAAATCATTGAACTTTTTGGCTCACTTGGAATTGATGATTCAAAAACTGTAATAATTATTGGAGATTCTATGGATCCCTCTGCAGCTAGAATTGCATGGACTCTACTTTACTTTGGACATGAAAAAACATTTTTGCTTGATGCAACCATTATGGACTTGCAAAAAAATGGATTTGAATTAACAAAAAAATCATTTATTCTCCAACCTGCAAAATTTATTCCAAAAATTAAATCTGAAATTCGTGTAGATGCTATACAACTTAAAGATAATCTGAATAAATTCACAATTCTGGATGCAAGAACTCCTCAAGAATTTATGGGAAGTCATATTCCAAATTCAAAATTGATTCCATTTACTGATGGGATAGCATACGATGGAAAGTTGTTTCAACCTAGGGACTTTTTAGAAAATCTTTTCTCTCAAAGTAATGTCTCTAAAGAGAATGAAATTGTATGTTATTGCATGCATGGACACAGGGCATCAAGTTTATTTTTACAATTAATGATTGCCGGTTATCAAAACATCAAATTGTATGATGGGTCATTTGTTGACTGGTATGGAAGGAGACTCCCCCTTGAGTAA
- a CDS encoding nucleotide-binding protein, translating to MDFRILDASAFYAGVPFGSASDCYTTSLVYEEIKHIKKNEDALGTLLETNRLKIMDPDKESTNTAIASAKETGDFPQLSKQDISIIALCINLQGEIISDDFAITNVAKNIGLKISPIMTNTFQDVGKWVHYCPGCHTNHTSGKECPMCGTPLKRKLLKGESPSIPVNK from the coding sequence TTGGATTTTAGAATATTAGATGCGAGTGCATTTTATGCAGGAGTCCCATTTGGGTCAGCAAGTGATTGCTATACAACATCTCTAGTATACGAGGAGATAAAGCATATCAAAAAAAATGAGGATGCGCTTGGAACTCTCTTAGAGACTAATCGATTAAAAATAATGGATCCAGATAAAGAATCAACAAATACTGCAATAGCATCTGCCAAAGAAACAGGAGACTTTCCGCAACTATCAAAACAAGATATTTCAATTATTGCACTTTGTATTAATCTGCAAGGTGAAATTATTTCCGACGATTTTGCAATTACAAATGTTGCAAAAAACATTGGTTTGAAGATATCACCTATTATGACAAATACTTTTCAAGATGTCGGAAAATGGGTTCATTATTGTCCGGGATGTCATACAAATCATACTTCTGGAAAAGAGTGTCCTATGTGCGGTACTCCTCTAAAGAGAAAATTACTCAAGGGGGAGTCTCCTTCCATACCAGTCAACAAATGA
- a CDS encoding NAD(+)/NADH kinase, translating into MKLQKVAVVSKVGSKESEDAARVITKKFLARKSKVYTIAPVEVEGAKKVEALDELKKEDLDLVVTLGGDGTTLRVFRYLENETPILTINVGGNRGILSEITIDEIDDAIDKILKDKFFLDKRTRVVASSGGKEFPPALNEIYICRTNLTKTAEIEIKFQNDTVKQKMDGVIIATPSGSTGHSFSLGGPILHESLDVLIITPVAPVYRLESIVVPDEKIEIISSHDCSIVMDAQVVKSAGYGEPITIKKYRKPAVFVRLKKRGLRQMSKLGF; encoded by the coding sequence TTGAAACTTCAGAAAGTAGCAGTGGTTAGTAAAGTAGGTTCAAAAGAGTCTGAAGATGCTGCAAGAGTTATTACAAAAAAGTTTTTAGCAAGAAAATCCAAAGTTTACACAATTGCACCTGTAGAAGTAGAAGGTGCAAAAAAAGTAGAAGCATTAGATGAATTAAAAAAAGAAGATCTCGATTTGGTAGTTACTCTAGGTGGTGACGGTACAACGCTTAGAGTTTTTAGATATCTTGAAAATGAAACTCCAATTCTAACAATTAACGTAGGAGGAAACAGAGGAATACTTTCAGAGATAACAATAGATGAGATAGATGATGCAATTGATAAAATTCTAAAAGACAAGTTCTTTTTAGATAAGCGAACCAGAGTAGTGGCATCAAGTGGAGGTAAAGAGTTTCCACCAGCATTAAATGAGATATACATCTGCAGGACAAACCTTACAAAAACTGCCGAAATTGAGATAAAATTTCAAAATGATACAGTTAAGCAAAAGATGGATGGAGTCATAATTGCCACTCCAAGTGGATCAACGGGACACTCTTTTTCATTGGGTGGCCCAATTCTACATGAGAGTTTGGATGTTTTGATCATTACACCAGTAGCCCCAGTTTACAGATTAGAATCCATAGTAGTACCAGATGAAAAAATAGAAATAATATCATCCCATGATTGTAGTATAGTAATGGATGCACAGGTAGTAAAATCGGCAGGATATGGGGAACCGATAACTATAAAGAAATATAGAAAACCAGCAGTCTTTGTTAGATTGAAGAAACGAGGACTGAGACAGATGAGCAAACTTGGATTTTAG
- a CDS encoding sulfurtransferase — MNYAHPEVLVDTEWVSKNPPNTNRKLVEVDYDPVNGYQKGHIKGASLIWWKRDINDPVTRDIINKKQFETLMSKNGITENSEVILYGDFNNWFAAFVFWVFKYYGHENIKIMDGGRKKWELESKEYTTDEPQIPQSTYKAQPPDEGLRAYLFDVSRALGREDTVMVDVRSPKEFSGEITAPPEYPMEHAQRGGHIPKANNIPWATAVNDADGTFKSVELLKQNYESKGVTPDKDVICYCRIGERSSHSWFVLKYLLGYSKVRNYDGSWTEWGNMIGNPVEK, encoded by the coding sequence ATGAATTACGCACATCCTGAAGTTTTAGTAGATACAGAGTGGGTATCAAAAAACCCCCCAAATACAAATAGAAAATTAGTTGAAGTCGATTATGATCCAGTTAACGGATATCAAAAAGGACACATTAAAGGTGCATCTTTAATTTGGTGGAAACGAGACATAAACGATCCTGTCACTAGAGATATTATTAATAAAAAACAATTTGAAACACTAATGTCGAAAAATGGAATTACTGAAAACTCTGAAGTGATTCTTTATGGTGATTTCAATAATTGGTTTGCAGCATTTGTTTTTTGGGTTTTCAAATACTATGGTCATGAAAATATAAAAATCATGGACGGTGGTCGAAAAAAATGGGAACTAGAAAGCAAAGAATACACTACAGATGAACCACAGATTCCTCAATCAACATACAAAGCACAACCTCCCGATGAAGGACTCCGAGCTTATCTGTTTGATGTTAGCAGAGCATTAGGAAGAGAAGATACTGTTATGGTAGATGTAAGATCCCCAAAAGAATTCTCGGGAGAAATCACAGCCCCTCCAGAATATCCAATGGAGCATGCCCAACGTGGTGGACATATTCCAAAGGCAAATAACATTCCTTGGGCAACTGCTGTAAACGATGCAGATGGCACATTCAAATCTGTAGAACTGCTCAAACAAAATTATGAGTCAAAAGGAGTAACTCCAGACAAAGATGTTATCTGTTATTGTAGAATTGGAGAGAGATCATCTCATAGTTGGTTTGTCTTAAAATATCTACTTGGTTACTCAAAGGTTAGAAACTATGATGGTTCCTGGACTGAATGGGGTAACATGATCGGAAATCCTGTGGAAAAATAA
- a CDS encoding 4Fe-4S binding protein: MSLLLKDRVWSMEAPTAKRGVYPLHGFKLGLYRLPIKLEDPLEIKSVHDGLKKAFEMDAYADRIFATYRWKEQNMKDPDAKGYEEVELSVTVEIVSGEVVDIIYQIFPIEKFGDPNWVKDYRKKADHFAKMVIDTILRNTILADKMISYLAKAEKLNHAQATQRLEDLTPLAKIVLNAKPKATEANEDEIEEDDGAEIEIPDGAKPGPIDVAYKSKMKPSTPFDANGYTIKTWGRKGTNNGILGVWGEFVSVDYDICIADGGCIEACPVGVYEWFDTPGNPASEKKPLMSKEPDCIFCLACEGVCPPQAIKIFEQK; this comes from the coding sequence ATGTCATTACTTTTAAAAGATCGCGTTTGGTCAATGGAGGCACCAACAGCGAAACGTGGAGTATATCCTCTTCATGGATTTAAACTTGGACTTTATAGATTACCAATTAAACTAGAAGATCCTTTGGAGATTAAATCTGTACATGATGGTCTCAAAAAGGCATTTGAAATGGATGCATATGCAGATAGAATTTTTGCAACATATCGCTGGAAAGAACAAAACATGAAAGATCCTGATGCAAAGGGATACGAAGAAGTAGAATTATCTGTTACAGTTGAAATTGTTAGTGGTGAAGTGGTTGATATTATTTATCAAATTTTCCCAATTGAGAAATTTGGTGATCCAAATTGGGTTAAAGATTATAGAAAAAAGGCAGATCATTTTGCAAAGATGGTTATTGATACTATCTTGCGTAATACTATTTTGGCAGATAAGATGATTTCATATCTTGCAAAAGCTGAGAAACTTAATCATGCTCAAGCAACACAAAGACTAGAAGATCTTACTCCTCTTGCAAAAATTGTTCTTAATGCTAAACCAAAAGCAACAGAAGCTAATGAAGATGAAATCGAAGAAGATGATGGTGCTGAAATTGAAATTCCAGATGGAGCAAAGCCTGGACCGATTGATGTTGCTTACAAATCAAAGATGAAACCATCTACTCCTTTTGATGCTAATGGATATACAATCAAGACTTGGGGTAGAAAAGGAACGAACAATGGAATTCTTGGTGTATGGGGAGAGTTTGTCTCTGTTGATTATGATATTTGTATTGCCGATGGCGGATGTATAGAGGCATGTCCTGTTGGAGTCTACGAATGGTTCGATACCCCTGGTAATCCAGCATCTGAGAAAAAACCACTCATGTCAAAAGAACCAGATTGCATATTTTGTCTTGCATGTGAAGGCGTTTGTCCACCACAAGCAATTAAGATCTTTGAGCAAAAATAA
- a CDS encoding cellulose synthase family protein — MVLNPFNVFVFDLFIISAIIITAYTCNFYYLTYLSIKRKVNPTTIEMGTPTITIQLPIYNEKYVAKRLVDAVCAMDYPKDKMVIMVLDDSDDDTVELLFDVVNTYKKQGFQIEHIRRGTRKGYKAGALKYAMEITDTEFVAIFDADFIPPNWFLKKAIPHFVKPNIGLVQCRWGHVNENYSAITQAQALSLDFHFLIEQKAKSNSNLFMNFNGTAGIWRTDCISDAGGWHTATLVEDLDLSYRAQMKGWKCLFLPDIVVNAELPAQMNAAKRQQFRWAKGSIQCAIKLLTDIALKRKIGIEAKIQAFVQLTRHIVYPLMLIQFLTLPVLLASNMNLYLVSFIPALTIATYLAMGPGAYIMIIQSMYHKSWKSKVKILPALLVYNAGMSVNNSVAVFDAIFGKKNEFLRTPKYGIVTKKDNWKDKSYNLPFTKTTLLEIFFGIYGLMGILISIFSNNPVFAPIIGLQTVGFFYISFMSLSHTSFKRNKSLNVPALTKKEKMEKRTYQLAMIGVLGIIIFGAFMSINGYHADVYPLDRIRGNLDGIIGSADPEAIKIHLTAIKQDLAIVMEKLPESKNPVWVFPTESTNFLRIDRDVENMLVTAQTLTTVSPDSAAFQTGMTNIGERSLSIRQNIMDATPYMFVSISNIIFSTMWIAAILGIFAILKRKKDQLNTFDEVPGV, encoded by the coding sequence ATGGTCCTTAATCCATTTAACGTATTTGTTTTTGATCTGTTTATAATATCTGCCATTATTATTACTGCATACACTTGTAACTTTTACTATCTTACATATCTCTCAATAAAACGAAAAGTGAATCCTACAACAATAGAAATGGGAACTCCTACAATTACTATTCAACTACCAATCTATAATGAAAAATATGTTGCAAAGAGACTAGTTGATGCAGTTTGTGCGATGGATTATCCAAAAGATAAGATGGTGATAATGGTTCTTGATGATTCAGATGATGATACTGTAGAACTTTTGTTTGATGTCGTTAATACATACAAAAAACAAGGATTTCAAATTGAACACATTAGACGTGGTACAAGAAAGGGATACAAAGCAGGTGCTTTGAAATACGCAATGGAGATTACTGATACTGAATTTGTAGCAATCTTTGATGCTGATTTTATTCCACCAAACTGGTTTCTCAAAAAAGCAATTCCTCATTTTGTAAAGCCCAACATTGGACTAGTTCAATGTCGTTGGGGTCATGTAAATGAAAATTATTCTGCAATTACACAAGCACAAGCACTCAGTCTTGATTTTCATTTTCTAATTGAACAAAAAGCAAAAAGTAATTCTAATTTATTTATGAACTTTAATGGAACTGCAGGAATTTGGAGAACTGATTGTATATCTGATGCAGGAGGATGGCATACTGCCACACTTGTTGAAGATCTTGACTTGAGTTATAGAGCTCAAATGAAAGGTTGGAAATGTCTTTTCTTACCAGACATTGTAGTTAACGCTGAACTGCCAGCTCAAATGAATGCCGCAAAAAGACAACAATTTCGATGGGCAAAAGGTTCCATCCAATGCGCAATTAAATTATTGACAGATATTGCTCTAAAACGTAAAATTGGTATCGAAGCAAAAATTCAGGCATTTGTACAGCTAACTCGTCACATTGTTTATCCTTTAATGCTTATTCAATTTCTCACATTACCTGTTCTTTTAGCTTCTAACATGAATCTCTATTTAGTTAGTTTTATTCCAGCTTTGACCATTGCTACGTATCTTGCAATGGGTCCAGGTGCATACATTATGATAATTCAAAGTATGTACCACAAATCCTGGAAATCAAAAGTGAAAATTTTACCAGCACTGCTTGTTTACAATGCAGGAATGTCTGTCAATAACAGTGTAGCAGTGTTTGATGCTATCTTTGGAAAAAAGAATGAATTTCTAAGGACTCCTAAATATGGAATTGTTACCAAAAAAGACAACTGGAAAGACAAGTCATACAATTTACCATTTACAAAAACAACTCTTCTTGAGATCTTTTTTGGAATTTATGGTCTGATGGGAATTTTAATTTCAATTTTTTCAAACAACCCCGTATTTGCACCAATTATTGGGTTACAAACCGTCGGATTTTTCTATATCTCTTTTATGAGTCTCTCTCATACAAGTTTTAAAAGAAATAAATCACTCAATGTTCCTGCTTTAACCAAGAAAGAGAAGATGGAAAAAAGAACATACCAATTAGCAATGATTGGAGTACTTGGAATCATAATCTTTGGTGCGTTTATGTCAATTAACGGCTATCATGCTGATGTTTACCCCCTTGATAGGATACGTGGAAACTTGGATGGCATAATCGGCTCAGCTGATCCAGAAGCCATTAAAATTCATTTAACTGCAATTAAACAAGACTTGGCAATTGTTATGGAAAAATTACCTGAAAGTAAAAACCCAGTTTGGGTATTTCCGACAGAATCTACAAACTTCCTTCGAATAGATCGTGATGTTGAAAATATGCTTGTAACTGCTCAAACACTTACAACCGTTTCTCCCGACAGTGCCGCATTTCAAACTGGCATGACTAACATTGGTGAACGCTCTTTATCTATTCGTCAAAATATTATGGATGCAACTCCGTACATGTTTGTCAGCATTTCTAATATCATATTTAGTACAATGTGGATAGCTGCCATTTTAGGAATATTTGCAATTCTTAAACGAAAGAAAGATCAACTAAACACATTTGATGAAGTACCAGGCGTCTAA